CCCGCACAACATCGCCAACGCCCTTGCCGCGGCGGCCCTGGCACGCGCCTACGGGGTACCCGCCCGGGCCGTACGGGACGGGCTGCGGGACTTCACCCCCGACGCCCACCGCATCGCGCACATCGCCGACGTGGACGAGGTCGCCTACGTCGACGACTCCAAGGCGACCAACACGCATGCCGCGGAAGCCTCCTTGGCGGCCTACGAGTCGATCGTGTGGATCGCCGGCGGGCTCGCCAAGGGCGCGACCTTCGACGAGCTGGTCGCCAGGTCGGCGAAGCGGCTCCGCGGCGCCGTCCTGATCGGGGCGGACCGCGCGCTGATCCGCGAAGCCCTGGCGCGACACGCCCCGGAAGTACCCGTCGTCGACCTCGACCGGACCGACACTGGGGCGATGCTCGCGGCTGTCCAGGAGGCCAAGGGGCTCGCCGAGCCCGGGGACACGGTGCTGCTCGCGCCGGCCTGCGCGTCCATGGACATGTTCGCCAACTACAACAAGCGCGGTGACGCGTTCGCGGAGGCGGTTCGCGAACTCGGCGCCTGACCCGGCCGGCTCGCCGGGCGAACCTGGGAGGGACGGACGCGTGACATCGCTGTGGCCCGGAGACGCCGATGCCGACTAGCCGTACCGGACGACCTCCCGTGCAGCGGGCGGCCCGGCGCCCCGCCCTCGCCCGCACCCCCCACGACAACCCTGCGGGCCGGTTCGTCACCCGCGCCCGCAGGGCCTGGGACCGGCCCCTGACGGCCTACTACCTGATCCTCGGCGGCAGCCTGCTGATCACCGTGCTGGGCCTCGTGATGGTCTACTCGGCCTCGCAGATCACCGCGCTCCAGCTGTCGTTGCCCGGCTCGTACTTCTTCCGCAAGCAGTTCCTGGCCGCCGTGATCGGCGGGGTGCTCATGCTGGTCGCCTCGCGGATGCCGGTGAAGCTGCACCGGGCCCTCGCCTACCCGATGCTGGCGGGCGCCGTCTTCCTGATGGCCCTGGTCCAGGTACCCGGGATAGGGGTCGAGATCAACGGCAACCAGAACTGGATCTCCCTCGGCGGCTCCTTCCAGATCCAGCCCAGCGAGTTCGGCAAGCTCGCGCTCGTCCTGTGGGGCGCCGACCTGCTCGCCCGCAAACAGGACAAGCGGCTGCTGACCCAGTGGAAGCACATGCTGGTGCCGCTCGTCCCCGCCGCCTTCATGCTGCTCGGCCTGATCATGCTCGGCGGCGACATGGGCACGGCGATCATCCTCACGGCCATCCTGTTCGGCCTGCTGTGGCTGGCCGGAGCCCCCACGCGGCTGTTCGTCGGTGTGCTCTCCGTCGCACTCGCCATCGGCTTCATCCTCATCAAGACGAGCCCCAACCGCATGTCCCGGCTGGCGTGCATCGGCGCCACCGAACCGGGCCCGCACGACACCTGCTGGCAGGCCGTGCACGGCATCTACGCCCTCGCCTCCGGCGGGTTCTTCGGCTCCGGCCTCGGAGCCAGTGTGGAGAAATGGGGCCAACTGCCCGAAGCGCACACCGACTTCATCTTCGCCATCAC
The window above is part of the Streptomyces sp. NBC_01428 genome. Proteins encoded here:
- the ftsW gene encoding putative lipid II flippase FtsW; amino-acid sequence: MPTSRTGRPPVQRAARRPALARTPHDNPAGRFVTRARRAWDRPLTAYYLILGGSLLITVLGLVMVYSASQITALQLSLPGSYFFRKQFLAAVIGGVLMLVASRMPVKLHRALAYPMLAGAVFLMALVQVPGIGVEINGNQNWISLGGSFQIQPSEFGKLALVLWGADLLARKQDKRLLTQWKHMLVPLVPAAFMLLGLIMLGGDMGTAIILTAILFGLLWLAGAPTRLFVGVLSVALAIGFILIKTSPNRMSRLACIGATEPGPHDTCWQAVHGIYALASGGFFGSGLGASVEKWGQLPEAHTDFIFAITGEELGLAGTLSVLALFAALGYAGIRVAGRTEDPFVRYAAGGVTTWITAQAVINVGAVLGLLPIAGVPLPLFSYGGSALLPTMFAVGLLIAFARDDPAARAALAMRQPRFGRKRAAVRGSAGAAGPRRWNTMRRRASAARSSGER